The Sphingomonas carotinifaciens region CAGAACCCGTTCACGAACCCGGATAGCGATACCGCGCTGATCAATCTGCGCAGCGAACGCGTCGATGTGCGCGCAGACTATGTCGATCTGCTGCCGGGTATCGCGAATGTTCGGGTCAGGGGATCGTACACGGACTACCGCCATGACGAGATCGACGGGCCGATCCTATACAGCCGCTACACGAACGAGGTTTGGGATGGGCGTCTGGAGCTTACCCATAAACCGCTGTTCGGCTTCACCGGCACATTGGGTGCCCAATATACCGATGGCACGTTCAACGGCCTCAACCTCATCAACCTGCATGTTCCGCCTTCGGACGGCCTGGGCTTTCACGGCACGCCCGATTATCGAACAAGGAGCGTCGGCATCTTCCTGAACGAGCGCCGCAGCTTCGGCGCGGTCGATATCGAACTGGCTGCCCGCAAGGACTGGCGCACGATCAACGTCCCGGTTCCGGGCGCATTCTACATCAACCTCGAAGAGGAATATCAGGGCTATTACATCGACACCTATGGCGCGAACTGGCGGGAAGCCGTCGAACAGGAATATCGCGCATGGTGGGTCGAGGACAATCCGGACCGCAAGCACAACCCCTTTTCAGCCTCGGTCGGGGCGACCTGGAACATCCGGGGTGGCTATTCGATAGCATTGTCGCTGGCGCATACGGAGCGGGCGCCGAACATGCGCGAACTGTTCGCTGACGGCAGCAACCTTGCGACCAACAGCTATGAGGTTGGCCTGTTGGCAAGTCCGAACTTCGTCAAGACCTATCTGCCGGACGAAATGCTGGCCGACGATGACGTCATGGAGCGGACCAGGGCAGCCAACGTCACTTTTCGCAAGGCGGGCGGGCCGCTCGCTTATGAAGTCGGCATGTTCTATCAGAAGGTCGACAACTACATTTTCGCGCATCTTCTGGAAACAGAGATGGGAACAGGAACCCGGCACAACTTCCTGCTCTACACGGCCGTCGATGCCGAGTTCTACGGTGTGGATGGTCAGGTGAGTTATCAGCCGACGCCAGCCTCACGCGTCACCGTCTTTGGTGACTATGTCCGTGCGAATGTCAGGAACAGTGACGACAACCTGCCCCGCATCCCGCCGGGGCGGCTGGGTACGCGTTACGAACACAGGGTGGGGCCTCTGTCGGGCGACGTGGAATATTCGCATAGCTTCGGGCAGGACAGGGTCGCATCCTATGAGACACCCACATCCGGCTATGACCTGGTGAACGCGACGCTCAGCTACCGGTTCGATCTGGGTCAGGTCAAGGCGGTCGAGCTCTATGTCCGGGGTACGAACCTGCTCAACGATCTGGCGTTCGTGCACACGTCGTTCGTCAAGGATCAGTCACCGCTGCGCGGGCGCAATTTCGTGATCGGGATGCGCCACGCGTTTTGAGGGAAGCGGTGCCCAAAGCTACAGCTACACCGACGGCGAAGGCTTGCTGCCGCCGCGTGCAGCCCAACTTTTCCGGAACGCCGAGCCATGCTCCACGACGGGGCGTGGTTCACGGCTCAAATCGTCGCGGATAAATCTTACAAGGTGCGTATGTCCGCGACGCAGCCGGCGCTGGGTCGCATGACAAGCGACGTTGATTGCAGCCCAATCCGGGTGGATCAGCCAGCGCGACAGGAGCGGGTAAAGACGAACATCCGCGGATGCGGAAGCGGGCTCAACCCTGCCGCAACCGATCGCAGGCGATCGTTGCCGCCTCCTGGACATGCTCGCGACACGCCGCTGCTGCAGCGTCCGGTTCATGCGCCTCGATCAGGGAGACGATGCGCGTCAATCGGCTGAGGCCCGCGGCTTGCCGCCCGACCACCGATAGCGTCATCGCGCGAAGCTGGCTTATCCGGCTGTTCAGCCTTTGCACGATTTCCCACGCAATATCGTGGCCGCCGGTCGTGAAGATGATCTCGTAGAAGCGCGTGGTCGCCCGCAACGCACCGGTGGGATTCCGATCCTTGTGCGCCTGCGCAATGTCCTGAAGCGCGGCGTGAAGGTCCCGGATCGTCGTGGCGGTCGCCACCCGCGCGCAAGCCGCGACGGCGGAGGATTCGAGCTGGACGCGAATTTCATAGATCTGTTCGGCCTGCCCGACGCTCAGGCTGGCAAGGCGCGGGCCTGAAGGCGTGCCCTCCACAAGGCCTTCGGACTCCAGGTTGCGGATGACCTCCCGAATGACGGATCGGCTGACCCCCAGACGCTCGGTGAGTGTGCGCTCCACCAGCCGTTCGCCGGGTGCGATCCGCCCTTCCAATATCGCGTCGCGCATCCTGTCCAGCGCCATGAGGCGCAGTGTTTGCGGCCTGGTCTCGATCCTGTCCAACGCGTTCATTCGTCCATTTCCCCCATCTTGCTGGTCCAATCCATATGATCCCTGTTGTCAACACGCAATCTCATGGTATACCAACAGACAGAATACGAGGGAGAGCAGGCATGGCTTTGAACATCCGTAAGATCGTGACCTATACCGAAGAAGTCCGGATCGAGGGCGAGCGCGCGGCAGACCGCCCCGTCACCACCGTCATGGTGGCAGTCGTCCTTACAAATCCATGGGCGGGACGGGGTTTCGTCGAGGATCTTCAGCCGGAGATCCAGACCAATGCGTCCGATCTAGGCGCGCTGATCGTTGCCCGGCTGGTCGCCGCGATCGGAGGCGCCGACCGGATCGAGGCGTACGGCAAGGCCGCGGTGGTGGGAGCGAACGGCGAAATCGAACATGCCTCTGCGCTGATCCACACGCTGCGCTTCGGCAATCATTATCGGGAGGCGGTGAACGCTAAATCCTATCTCAGCTTCACCAACAAGCGTGGCGGGCTGGGTACGTCCATCCAGGTGCCGATGATGCACAAGGACGATGAAGGACAGCGGTCGCATTACATCACTGCCGAATTCTCGATCAGCGACGCGCCATTGGCTGATGAAATCGTGGTCGTACTGGGCGCGGCGGATGCCGGGCGCGTGCATCCGCGCATCGGCAACCGCTATCTGGATCTGGAAGCGATCGCGGCAGAAAAGCAGGCGCAGGCCTGATGAGGGCGGCGCACGCGCTGCGGCCGGTGCCGCCCCCGGCGGGATATCGCGACACCGGCGGTGATGGCCCCGTGGTCGTGCTGATCCATGGCGTCGGGCTGGACAAGGACATGTGGGCCGCTCAGGTGGAGGCGCTGCGCACCGATCGCCGCGTGATCGCGGTGGACATGCTCGGCCATGGTGACAGTCCTCAGCCTCCCGCCGGCGCGACGTTGGAAGATTATGCCGAGCATCTGCGTGGGGTGCTGGATGCGCTGGGCGTGGCGAGCGCGGTGCTTATCGGATTTTCCATGGGTGCGCTGGTGGCCAGAGCCTTCGCGCTGGCATGGCCCGACCGGGTGGCCGCATTGGTGCTGTTGAACGGGGTGTTCGCCCGCTCGCCCGAGGTGCGTGCCGCGATTGTGGCGCGCGTCGCGGAGGTGGAGGCCCACGGGCCGGCGGCGAATCTCGATGCCGCGCTTGAACGATGGTTCAGCCCGGACTTCCGGCGCATCCATGCGGACTATATCGCACGGCTGCGTGGCCGGTTCGCGGCCAACGATCCTGTCGGCTATGCCCGCAGCTATCGCCTATTCGCCACCGGGGACGCCTATGGGCTCGACCGGCTGGGCGAAATCGCCGCCCCCACGTTGGTTGCCACCGGCGAGCATGACGTGGGATCGACGCCCGCGATGGCGCAGGCGCTGGCCTCGCACATTACGGGCGCGGCGGTGCGCGTCATACCCGGCGCACGTCACATGATGCCGGTGGAGATGCCGGCCGAAACCAACGCGCTGCTGCGCGGCTTCCTCCAATCCGTCGCGCCGCAGAGGCGTGTCCCCGGAGATCGCTGATGTTGACCGAATTCCTGATGCTGGTGAACGGCGAACGGGTGAGCGCCCGGTCCGGCCGGACCTATCGATCGCTGAACCCCGCTACCGGGGAGCCATGGTCGGTGCTGCCCGATGCCGATGAGGCGGACGTCGATGGCGCGGTGCAGGCAGCCGATGCGGCGTTTCGCGATGCCGCCTGGGCGAAGCTGACCGCGACCGCGCGGGGCAAGCTGCTGCGCCGACTGGGCGACCTGATCGCCGAGCATGCCGGCGAACTCGCCGAACTGGAGACGCGCGATAATGGCAAGCTGATCCGCGAAACCCGCGGGCAACTGGCCTACCTACCTGAATTCTTCCATTATACCGCCGGGCTGGCCGACAAGCTGGAAGGCGGCACGCTGCCGATCGACAAGGCCGACATGTTCGCCTTCACCGTGCCGCAGCCACTTGGCGTGGTCGCCGCGATCGTGCCGTGGAACAGCCCGCTCTATCTGACCGCGATCAAGCTGGCGCCGGCGCTCGCCGCGGGCAATACAATGGTCATCAAGCCCTCCGAACATGCCTCTGCCAGCATCCTGCGCATGGCCGAGCTGGTGGCGCAGGCGGGCTTTCCCGCAGGCGTGGTCAACGTCGTCACCGGCTATGGCGCCGGGGCGGGTGCCGCGCTGACGCGGCATCCGCTTGTGCGGCGGGTTGCGTTTACGGGTGGGCCGGCGACGGCGCGGCACGTGGTGCGGGCGACGGCGGACAATTTCGCGAAGCTGTCGCTGGAACTGGGTGGGAAATCGGCGAACATCGTGTTCGGGGATGCGGACCTGGGAGGGGCGGTGAACGGGGCGGTCGCGGGGATCTATGCCGCGTCGGGGCAGAGTTGCGTCGCGGGGTCGCGCCTGCTGGTGCAGGATGCGATCTATGATCGGTTCGTCGCCGCGCTGACCGAGCGTATGAAGCGGATTGCGATCGGCGATCCGATCGACCCGGCGTCCGACATGGGACCGATGGCGACCGAGCAACAGCTGGGCGTGGTCGAGACGATGGTGGCGCGCGCACGCGAACAGGGCGTCACGGTGCTGGCCGGCGGCAAGCGGCCGGACCGGGCAGGCTGGTTCTACGAGCCGACGCTGCTGGAATGCGCCAGCGATACCCTGGACATCGTGCAGAACGAGGTGTTCGGCCCCGTCGCCGCGCTGCTGCGCTTCCGCGACGAGGCGGAGGCGGTCGCACTGGCGAACGGCACCGAATATGCGCTGGCGGCGGGCATCTGGACGCGCGACCTGGCCCGCGGGCATCGCATGGCGCGCGACGTCCATGCGGGCATCGTCTGGGTCAACACCTACCGCGCGGTATCCGCCATGGCCCCGATCGGCGGATATGGCGCCAGCGGCTATGGCCGCGAGGGCGGCATCCATTCCGTCCTGGATTATACCGAACCGAAAACCGTGTGGGTCAACCTGTCGGAGCAACCGATGGGGGACCCGTTCGTGATGCGCTGAGGAGAGAGAAAGATGACGGACGCTTCCATCGATCCGGGCCTGTTCCGGCAGGCGCTGGCAGGGTTTCCCTCGGGGGTGACGGTGGTCACCACGCTGGGCGACGACGGCCGCATGGTCGGCTTCACCGCCAGCGCGTTTAGTTCGCTGTCGCTCGATCCGCCCCTGGTACTGGTGTGCCCGGCGCTGACCTCGTCCACCTATCCCCATCTGGTGCGGCGCCAGCGCTTTGCGATCCACATCCTGGCCGCCGGCCAACAGGCGATAGCAATGGCCTTCGCCTCGAAGGGCACGGACAAGGTCGCGGCGCTGGACTGGCGAGAAAGCGAACTTGGCAATCCCATTCTGCCTGGTGCGGCCTGCGTGATCGAATGCACGCTGTGGCGGGACTATGAGGGCGGCGACCACGCGATCGTCGTCGGCGCGGTGCAACGGATCGATCACGCCGATCGATCCGTTCTGCTGTATCACCGAGGTGCCATGGCGGATCATCCGCCGATCGCGGAGGCCGCATGACGCTGAAAGACCTGCATCCCTGGCGCGAGGGCGCGCTGATCGACAGCACTTGGATCGCGGCATCGCCCGGTCAGGGGACACCCGTCCATGATC contains the following coding sequences:
- a CDS encoding flavin reductase family protein, yielding MTDASIDPGLFRQALAGFPSGVTVVTTLGDDGRMVGFTASAFSSLSLDPPLVLVCPALTSSTYPHLVRRQRFAIHILAAGQQAIAMAFASKGTDKVAALDWRESELGNPILPGAACVIECTLWRDYEGGDHAIVVGAVQRIDHADRSVLLYHRGAMADHPPIAEAA
- a CDS encoding amino acid synthesis family protein; this encodes MALNIRKIVTYTEEVRIEGERAADRPVTTVMVAVVLTNPWAGRGFVEDLQPEIQTNASDLGALIVARLVAAIGGADRIEAYGKAAVVGANGEIEHASALIHTLRFGNHYREAVNAKSYLSFTNKRGGLGTSIQVPMMHKDDEGQRSHYITAEFSISDAPLADEIVVVLGAADAGRVHPRIGNRYLDLEAIAAEKQAQA
- a CDS encoding alpha/beta fold hydrolase — protein: MRAAHALRPVPPPAGYRDTGGDGPVVVLIHGVGLDKDMWAAQVEALRTDRRVIAVDMLGHGDSPQPPAGATLEDYAEHLRGVLDALGVASAVLIGFSMGALVARAFALAWPDRVAALVLLNGVFARSPEVRAAIVARVAEVEAHGPAANLDAALERWFSPDFRRIHADYIARLRGRFAANDPVGYARSYRLFATGDAYGLDRLGEIAAPTLVATGEHDVGSTPAMAQALASHITGAAVRVIPGARHMMPVEMPAETNALLRGFLQSVAPQRRVPGDR
- a CDS encoding GntR family transcriptional regulator — encoded protein: MNALDRIETRPQTLRLMALDRMRDAILEGRIAPGERLVERTLTERLGVSRSVIREVIRNLESEGLVEGTPSGPRLASLSVGQAEQIYEIRVQLESSAVAACARVATATTIRDLHAALQDIAQAHKDRNPTGALRATTRFYEIIFTTGGHDIAWEIVQRLNSRISQLRAMTLSVVGRQAAGLSRLTRIVSLIEAHEPDAAAAACREHVQEAATIACDRLRQG
- a CDS encoding aldehyde dehydrogenase, with the translated sequence MLTEFLMLVNGERVSARSGRTYRSLNPATGEPWSVLPDADEADVDGAVQAADAAFRDAAWAKLTATARGKLLRRLGDLIAEHAGELAELETRDNGKLIRETRGQLAYLPEFFHYTAGLADKLEGGTLPIDKADMFAFTVPQPLGVVAAIVPWNSPLYLTAIKLAPALAAGNTMVIKPSEHASASILRMAELVAQAGFPAGVVNVVTGYGAGAGAALTRHPLVRRVAFTGGPATARHVVRATADNFAKLSLELGGKSANIVFGDADLGGAVNGAVAGIYAASGQSCVAGSRLLVQDAIYDRFVAALTERMKRIAIGDPIDPASDMGPMATEQQLGVVETMVARAREQGVTVLAGGKRPDRAGWFYEPTLLECASDTLDIVQNEVFGPVAALLRFRDEAEAVALANGTEYALAAGIWTRDLARGHRMARDVHAGIVWVNTYRAVSAMAPIGGYGASGYGREGGIHSVLDYTEPKTVWVNLSEQPMGDPFVMR
- a CDS encoding TonB-dependent receptor, translated to MGGVKTVCFEKLRSGITVSCAAAAFAICAAEPVSGQEASVEREEERDDERRPRHTDIVVTGQSLSVEESPLPVQVLAGEELAHRRQGGLGETLAGLPGVHLDNFGGGASRPVIRGQTLPRIEILSDGANLYDASSVSPDHAITTDPLLLDAIEIQRGPAAVRYGGNASNGAINLIDGKIPKTLPVGGLTGATEIRYGTGDQEKTVVGRVTGSLGQFAVHAEGARRAAEDYAVPGSYGSDTLRDSFAQSTSYAVGTSWVTAKGYLGAAYTRVENRYGLPGHSHANGVCHLHGYPFPEPGRIDLHCVGHGSYQNPFTNPDSDTALINLRSERVDVRADYVDLLPGIANVRVRGSYTDYRHDEIDGPILYSRYTNEVWDGRLELTHKPLFGFTGTLGAQYTDGTFNGLNLINLHVPPSDGLGFHGTPDYRTRSVGIFLNERRSFGAVDIELAARKDWRTINVPVPGAFYINLEEEYQGYYIDTYGANWREAVEQEYRAWWVEDNPDRKHNPFSASVGATWNIRGGYSIALSLAHTERAPNMRELFADGSNLATNSYEVGLLASPNFVKTYLPDEMLADDDVMERTRAANVTFRKAGGPLAYEVGMFYQKVDNYIFAHLLETEMGTGTRHNFLLYTAVDAEFYGVDGQVSYQPTPASRVTVFGDYVRANVRNSDDNLPRIPPGRLGTRYEHRVGPLSGDVEYSHSFGQDRVASYETPTSGYDLVNATLSYRFDLGQVKAVELYVRGTNLLNDLAFVHTSFVKDQSPLRGRNFVIGMRHAF